The Oculatellaceae cyanobacterium genome contains the following window.
TAGGTAGAGGGGAACTGCTAACTGTTGGGGTAGGTTCGCTACTGGGTTCAGGCTGTGGAGATACTTGGTTAGCAGGATTAGAATTTCTAGCGATTGATGAAGATTGAGAAAACCAGTTATTAGCAATAGCACCTAAAATAATTCCTAGTATGAGCATGACACCAGCGATCGCATAAGGCAACCATGTTGCATTTCGTGGCTGCTCAGTAGTTAATGATGATGGGACATAACTAGGCGATGAGGGTGGAAGTTCTGCAAGTATACGCATCAGGGTAAGGTCTGCATCACAGCTAGGGCAAGTGTTACCCTCCACATCTTTGCGATCGCATACCGGACAAGTTAACTTACTTAGCATGACCTTAGTCTTATCACTACAGCGCAATTTTTGACTTTTCATCAATCGATGGGCAGATATCTGTGTACAGATTCCGCTACATACCCATTATCTATATGAATGTGCAAATTTCTAAATACTTATTAATTAGCATTAGCTAAACTAGCAATTACAG
Protein-coding sequences here:
- a CDS encoding LysM peptidoglycan-binding domain-containing protein, with the protein product MKSQKLRCSDKTKVMLSKLTCPVCDRKDVEGNTCPSCDADLTLMRILAELPPSSPSYVPSSLTTEQPRNATWLPYAIAGVMLILGIILGAIANNWFSQSSSIARNSNPANQVSPQPEPSSEPTPTVSSSPLPNQSISNNEAQNYVIKDGGFQHTVKAGDTISLLAKRFYGDKDLWPLIIKANPSFQDHVDLIEVGDLLIIPNIEKISSN